A stretch of Pseudomonas sp. 7SR1 DNA encodes these proteins:
- a CDS encoding DUF4124 domain-containing protein — protein sequence MGRGFSIILFLLLALPAAAQIYKYTDANGNTAYSNQPPQGIPAQTVELAPLNSIERQPPASPDTPTPVPEREEPGQAYEVLELTDIPTEEALRANNGTFTVGVRTRPRLQSPHLFRLLLDGQPYGQPTNVPRLQLVNIDRGEHSLAVQVIDGERLVQQSDTVTFTVQRVHLP from the coding sequence ATGGGGCGTGGTTTTTCAATCATCCTGTTCTTGCTGTTGGCGTTGCCTGCCGCCGCACAGATCTACAAGTACACCGATGCCAATGGCAACACCGCCTACAGCAACCAGCCGCCCCAAGGCATTCCGGCCCAGACGGTGGAGCTGGCGCCGCTCAACAGTATCGAACGCCAGCCGCCCGCCAGCCCGGACACACCGACACCCGTCCCAGAGCGGGAGGAACCTGGCCAGGCCTACGAAGTGCTGGAGCTGACCGACATCCCCACCGAAGAAGCCCTGCGTGCCAACAACGGCACCTTCACCGTGGGCGTCCGGACCCGACCGCGCCTGCAAAGCCCTCATCTGTTCCGGTTGCTGCTGGACGGCCAGCCCTACGGCCAGCCAACGAACGTACCGCGCCTGCAACTGGTGAATATCGACCGAGGCGAGCACAGCCTGGCGGTCCAGGTCATCGACGGGGAGCGCCTCGTGCAACAGAGCGACACCGTCACCTTCACGGTACAACGGGTGCACCTGCCATGA
- a CDS encoding DUF4124 domain-containing protein → MIRWALAAGLALVTLPGLAQVYTYIDAQGNRVFTDQPRPGNAKKVQLPHGNRMPPPPSSTAPAAVSQEPPKPLFHYEMLRLLIPEPDATIRSTAGELIVTATSEPGLKKGHRYRLLLDGQPTGEPGPSPVFALSNIDRGTHHLAVEILDEQDRIVERTANQPFHMQRTSLAQKRRIKPCAKADYGQRPECPLADKPKEEISILPFF, encoded by the coding sequence ATGATCCGCTGGGCGCTCGCCGCAGGCCTCGCCCTGGTCACCCTGCCTGGGCTCGCGCAGGTCTACACCTATATCGATGCGCAAGGGAATCGGGTCTTCACCGATCAGCCGCGACCCGGCAACGCGAAGAAGGTCCAGCTGCCTCACGGCAACCGGATGCCACCCCCACCCTCCAGCACGGCGCCGGCGGCGGTGTCGCAAGAGCCGCCAAAGCCGCTGTTTCACTACGAGATGCTGCGCCTGCTGATTCCCGAACCGGATGCCACCATCCGCAGCACCGCCGGAGAGTTGATCGTCACGGCTACAAGCGAGCCGGGACTGAAAAAGGGTCACCGCTATCGCCTTCTGCTCGACGGCCAACCCACTGGCGAACCCGGGCCAAGTCCGGTGTTCGCGTTGAGCAACATCGATCGAGGCACTCATCACCTGGCGGTGGAAATCCTCGATGAGCAGGATCGTATCGTCGAACGCACCGCCAACCAGCCCTTCCATATGCAGCGCACGTCCCTGGCGCAGAAACGTCGAATCAAACCCTGCGCCAAGGCCGACTATGGCCAGCGCCCCGAATGCCCCCTCGCCGACAAGCCCAAGGAAGAAATCAGCATCCTGCCGTTTTTCTAA
- the glnL gene encoding nitrogen regulation protein NR(II), which translates to MTISDALHRLLLDNLTTATILLDAELRLEYMNPAAEMLLAVSGQRSHGQFISELFTESAEALNSLRQAVEQAHPFTKREAMLTALTGQTLTVDYAVTPILNNGATLLLLEVHPRDRLLRITKEEAQLSKQETSKMLVRGLAHEIKNPLGGIRGAAQLLSRELPDESLKDYTNVIIEEADRLRNLVDRMLGSNKLPSLAMCNVHEVLERVGSLVEAESQGCITLVRDYDPSIPDVLIDREQMIQAVLNIVRNAMQAISSQNELRLGRISLRTRAMRQFTIGHVRHRLVTKIEIIDNGPGIPAELQETIFFPMVSGRPDGTGLGLAITQNIISQHQGLIECESHPGHTTFSIFLPLEQGATST; encoded by the coding sequence ATGACCATTAGCGACGCCTTACACCGCTTGCTACTCGACAATCTCACCACCGCGACCATCCTGCTCGATGCCGAACTGCGCCTCGAGTACATGAATCCGGCGGCGGAGATGCTCCTGGCTGTCAGCGGCCAGCGCAGCCATGGGCAGTTCATCAGCGAGCTGTTCACCGAATCCGCCGAGGCGCTCAATTCCCTGCGCCAGGCCGTGGAACAGGCTCACCCGTTCACCAAGCGCGAAGCGATGCTCACCGCATTGACTGGACAGACACTGACCGTGGACTACGCGGTGACGCCGATCCTGAACAACGGCGCGACCTTGTTGCTGCTGGAAGTCCATCCCCGTGATCGCCTGTTGCGTATCACCAAGGAAGAAGCCCAGCTGTCCAAGCAGGAAACCAGCAAGATGCTGGTGCGTGGCCTGGCCCATGAAATCAAGAATCCGCTCGGCGGGATTCGCGGCGCAGCCCAGTTGCTGTCCCGGGAACTGCCGGACGAAAGCCTCAAGGACTACACCAACGTCATCATCGAGGAAGCCGACCGCCTGCGAAACCTTGTCGATCGCATGCTCGGTTCCAACAAGCTGCCCTCCCTGGCGATGTGCAACGTCCACGAAGTGCTGGAGCGCGTCGGCAGCCTGGTGGAAGCCGAAAGCCAAGGCTGCATCACACTGGTGCGCGACTATGACCCAAGCATTCCCGATGTCCTGATCGACCGCGAACAAATGATCCAGGCCGTGCTGAATATCGTGCGCAATGCAATGCAGGCCATCAGCAGCCAGAACGAGCTGCGCCTGGGCCGCATCAGCCTGCGTACCCGAGCCATGCGCCAGTTCACCATCGGCCATGTGCGCCATCGCCTGGTGACCAAGATCGAAATCATCGACAACGGCCCGGGCATCCCCGCCGAGCTGCAGGAAACCATCTTCTTTCCCATGGTCAGCGGCCGCCCGGACGGTACCGGGCTGGGCCTGGCCATTACCCAGAACATCATCAGTCAGCATCAGGGCCTGATCGAGTGTGAGAGCCATCCCGGCCACACCACCTTTTCGATCTTCCTGCCACTGGAACAAGGAGCCACATCGACATGA
- a CDS encoding chorismate mutase, translating to MTSRVTLCLALSAALSASAVEAAAPDALTPLLNTIGERLAIANQVALSKWDSGKPVEDRQREREVIAAAVAQAPAYKLSGETVEAFFAAQIEANKLVQYIDLSDWTLEGKAPDLPRPDLAGQIRPQLDRLQKRLLQQLADFAPYRTDPQCPQWLARATHHNKQHPVQRLALIRATAQLCIAPKT from the coding sequence ATGACCTCCCGCGTCACATTGTGCCTTGCCCTGTCAGCCGCGCTGTCCGCCAGCGCCGTCGAAGCCGCCGCCCCCGATGCCCTCACCCCCTTGCTCAATACCATCGGCGAGCGCCTGGCCATCGCCAACCAGGTAGCCTTGAGCAAATGGGACAGCGGCAAGCCTGTGGAAGATCGCCAACGCGAGCGCGAAGTCATTGCCGCCGCCGTCGCCCAGGCACCGGCCTACAAGCTGTCGGGCGAGACCGTGGAAGCGTTTTTTGCCGCCCAGATAGAAGCCAACAAACTGGTGCAATACATCGATTTGTCCGACTGGACCCTGGAAGGCAAGGCCCCGGACCTTCCGCGCCCGGACCTGGCGGGACAGATCCGCCCGCAGCTCGACCGCCTGCAGAAACGCCTGTTGCAGCAACTGGCCGACTTCGCCCCCTACCGCACCGACCCGCAGTGCCCGCAATGGCTGGCCCGCGCCACCCACCACAACAAGCAGCATCCCGTGCAACGACTCGCCCTGATCCGCGCGACCGCGCAGCTGTGCATCGCCCCGAAAACCTAA
- the ntrC gene encoding nitrogen regulation protein NR(I) yields MSRSETVWIVDDDRSIRWVLEKALQQEGMTTQSFDSADGVMSRLARQQPDVIISDIRMPGASGLDLLARIREQHPRLPVIIMTAHSDLDSAVASYQGGAFEYLPKPFDVDEAVSLVKRANQHAQEQQGLEEVPALARTPEIIGEAPAMQEVFRAIGRLSHSNITVLINGESGTGKELVAHALHRHSPRAASPFIALNMAAIPKDLMESELFGHEKGAFTGAANLRRGRFEQADGGTLFLDEIGDMPADTQTRLLRVLADGEFYRVGGHTPVKVDVRIIAATHQNLETLVHAGKFREDLFHRLNVIRIHIPRLADRREDIPTLARHFLSRAAQELAVEPKLLKNETEEYLKNLPWPGNVRQLENTCRWITVMASGREVHIGDLPPELLSLPQDSAPVTNWEQALRQWADQALTRGQSSLLDSAVPSFERIMIETALKHTAGRRRDAAVLLGWGRNTLTRKIKELGMKVDGGDDDDGEEG; encoded by the coding sequence ATGAGCCGTAGTGAAACCGTGTGGATCGTCGATGACGACCGTTCTATCCGCTGGGTCCTGGAAAAAGCCTTGCAACAGGAAGGCATGACCACCCAGAGCTTCGACAGCGCCGATGGGGTGATGAGCCGCCTGGCCCGTCAGCAGCCGGACGTCATCATCTCCGACATCCGCATGCCCGGCGCCAGTGGCCTGGACCTGCTGGCCCGCATTCGCGAACAGCACCCGCGACTGCCGGTGATCATCATGACCGCCCATTCGGACCTGGACAGCGCGGTGGCCTCCTACCAGGGTGGTGCCTTCGAATACCTGCCCAAGCCGTTCGACGTCGATGAGGCCGTTTCGCTGGTCAAGCGCGCCAACCAGCACGCCCAGGAACAACAGGGCCTGGAAGAAGTACCGGCCCTGGCCCGCACGCCGGAAATCATCGGCGAAGCGCCGGCGATGCAGGAGGTCTTCCGCGCCATCGGACGCCTGAGCCATTCCAACATCACCGTGCTGATCAATGGCGAATCGGGCACCGGTAAGGAACTGGTGGCCCACGCCCTGCATCGCCACAGCCCGCGGGCGGCCTCGCCGTTCATCGCACTGAACATGGCGGCGATTCCCAAGGACCTGATGGAGTCCGAACTGTTCGGTCATGAGAAAGGCGCATTCACCGGCGCGGCGAACCTTCGTCGCGGGCGCTTCGAGCAAGCCGACGGCGGCACGCTGTTCCTCGACGAGATCGGCGACATGCCGGCCGACACCCAGACCCGCCTGCTGCGGGTACTGGCGGACGGCGAATTCTATCGGGTGGGCGGCCATACGCCGGTCAAGGTGGATGTGCGCATCATCGCCGCGACCCACCAGAACCTGGAAACCCTGGTCCACGCCGGAAAATTCCGTGAAGACCTGTTCCACCGCCTGAACGTGATTCGCATCCACATTCCACGCCTGGCGGATCGTCGCGAAGACATCCCGACCCTGGCCAGGCACTTCCTCAGCCGCGCGGCCCAGGAACTGGCTGTGGAACCCAAGCTGCTGAAAAACGAGACCGAGGAATACCTCAAGAACCTGCCATGGCCTGGCAACGTTCGCCAGTTGGAGAACACCTGCCGCTGGATCACAGTGATGGCCTCGGGGCGCGAAGTGCACATCGGTGACCTGCCACCGGAACTGTTGAGCCTGCCACAGGACTCGGCACCGGTGACCAACTGGGAACAGGCACTGCGCCAATGGGCCGACCAGGCCTTGACCCGTGGCCAGTCGAGCCTGCTGGACAGCGCCGTGCCGAGCTTCGAGCGCATCATGATCGAAACCGCCCTCAAGC